GGCGACAACCTGGTAAACGTGCTGTCAGGTGCCGTGTTCGGCTGTAGGTACAGACACGGTGGTGCCTCTGGATATACGGCGGCTCCGGAACTGGCCTCTGtgatataaaacacacaaataaatacacaaacatactGTTTACACCACATGTTCTCATATTTTTCTATAAATAAGTTGAATATAGCAAGTTCTGGTCACCTCCCAGGTGTGGCAGCGGCCCCAGCATGCCTCGGTGTTTATTCGCAGACTCCTGCATCCTGGCTTCTTTGCCATAAAAGCAAAATCACGTACCGCACAGCCACGAAAACTCTGCAAGGTCGTCACAGTCATGGTGGGATAAAACCCAGGAAACAGGAGCAGAAAGGCCACAGCAGTCACTAAGAAGTGGTCAAGGTACATTCTGAAAGAAATTATGAATAACAATAACGTATTTCAtgaattatcattaaaaaaaaaggctatGTGCTTGCTGTTGAAGCATTGCTTagaagttgttgttgttttttaaatctattattTAATGGAGAATCTCTGATGGACAAGATTATCAAGGATTCATTGCCTTTTTCCGGCTACTATTTTC
The sequence above is a segment of the Onychostoma macrolepis isolate SWU-2019 chromosome 07, ASM1243209v1, whole genome shotgun sequence genome. Coding sequences within it:
- the LOC131544526 gene encoding glycoprotein hormone beta-5-like isoform X2, with the translated sequence MEQSFRGCAVRDFAFMAKKPGCRSLRINTEACWGRCHTWERPVPEPPYIQRHHRVCTYSRTRHLTARLPGCRPGVSPIYHYPQALQCDCIYCSSNHTECETF
- the LOC131544526 gene encoding glycoprotein hormone beta-5-like isoform X1, with product MIHDSKVPEYQTLATSAGRAYVNAIRGPTARTPSFRGCAVRDFAFMAKKPGCRSLRINTEACWGRCHTWERPVPEPPYIQRHHRVCTYSRTRHLTARLPGCRPGVSPIYHYPQALQCDCIYCSSNHTECETF